In Anaerobacillus isosaccharinicus, one genomic interval encodes:
- a CDS encoding NAD(P)-dependent malic enzyme yields MATLREEALHMHRVNKGKLETVSKIPVRNAKDLSLAYSPGVAEPCKEIHNDVNNVYEYTMKGNMVAVVSDGTAVLGLGNIGPEASLPVMEGKALLFKSFAGVDAFPICLATTDVEKIIETVKLLEPTFGGINLEDIAAPNCFVIEERLKKECNIPVFHDDQHGTAIVTAAGLINALKLTGKSISEVKVVANGAGAAGIACVKLMQRMGVKDVILCDTKGAIYEGRAVGMNPIKDEIAKVTNRDKIQGSLEEVIKGTDVFVGVSVEGALTKEMVQSMNPDPIIFPMANPVPEIMPEDAKAAGASVIGTGRSDFPNQINNVLAFPGIFRGALDVHATNINEEMKIAAVHAIASLVSDEELHADYVIPAPFDPRVAPAVAKAVAIAAMETGVARRKVNPDDVEAKTIKLATIE; encoded by the coding sequence ATGGCAACACTAAGGGAAGAAGCATTACATATGCATCGAGTAAATAAAGGGAAATTAGAGACGGTTTCTAAAATTCCTGTAAGAAATGCTAAAGACTTAAGTTTGGCCTATTCACCAGGAGTAGCAGAGCCTTGTAAGGAAATTCATAATGATGTAAACAACGTTTATGAGTACACAATGAAAGGGAACATGGTAGCTGTTGTGTCTGATGGGACAGCAGTGTTAGGACTAGGAAATATCGGTCCAGAAGCATCCCTCCCAGTAATGGAAGGAAAGGCCCTTTTGTTTAAGTCCTTTGCAGGCGTTGACGCTTTTCCGATTTGTTTAGCAACAACAGATGTTGAAAAAATTATCGAAACAGTGAAACTCCTTGAGCCTACTTTTGGTGGAATAAACCTTGAAGATATTGCTGCTCCCAATTGCTTTGTAATTGAAGAGCGTTTAAAAAAGGAATGCAACATTCCAGTTTTTCATGATGATCAACACGGCACAGCTATTGTTACCGCTGCTGGATTAATAAATGCTTTAAAGCTTACAGGAAAGTCAATTTCTGAAGTGAAAGTTGTAGCAAACGGTGCTGGCGCTGCTGGAATTGCTTGTGTGAAATTAATGCAACGTATGGGTGTAAAAGACGTTATCCTTTGCGATACAAAAGGTGCAATATATGAAGGTCGTGCAGTAGGTATGAATCCGATTAAGGATGAAATTGCAAAAGTTACAAATCGCGATAAAATTCAAGGTTCTTTAGAAGAAGTAATTAAAGGAACTGATGTATTCGTAGGTGTTTCTGTAGAAGGTGCCCTTACAAAAGAAATGGTTCAAAGTATGAATCCAGATCCAATTATTTTTCCAATGGCAAATCCAGTACCAGAAATTATGCCTGAAGATGCGAAGGCCGCAGGTGCAAGTGTAATTGGAACAGGACGTTCTGACTTCCCGAACCAAATCAACAATGTCCTTGCTTTTCCAGGAATTTTCCGTGGTGCGCTAGACGTTCATGCGACAAATATTAATGAAGAAATGAAGATCGCTGCTGTTCACGCAATTGCAAGCCTTGTTTCCGACGAAGAACTTCATGCTGACTATGTAATCCCAGCTCCATTTGATCCGCGTGTTGCTCCAGCTGTTGCAAAAGCCGTGGCAATCGCAGCTATGGAAACTGGAGTAGCGAGAAGAAAAGTAAATCCAGATGATGTAGAAGCTAAAACAATCAAGCTTGCGACGATTGAATAA
- the accD gene encoding acetyl-CoA carboxylase, carboxyltransferase subunit beta, producing MLRDLFSKKKKYATIPSDQVKMDIPEGLMTKCPKCKTIMYTKELKKNLYVCASCGYHHRMAAHERIDSLIDEGTFVEFNQDMISKDPLSFPTYPEKTNADRKKTGLNEAIVTGQGKMSNMNVVIAVMDARFRMGSMGSVVGEKITRAIEKAIELNAPFILFSASGGARMQEGVLSLMQMAKTSAALKKLDSAGGLFISIMTHPTTGGVSASFASLGDYNFAEPGALIGFAGRRIIEQTIRQELPEDFQTAEFLLKHGQLDKVVSRLEMKQTLTTIIDIHSEKFS from the coding sequence GTGTTAAGAGATTTATTTTCAAAGAAAAAGAAGTATGCTACGATTCCTTCCGATCAAGTGAAAATGGATATACCAGAAGGTTTAATGACAAAATGTCCAAAGTGTAAAACGATTATGTATACGAAGGAATTGAAGAAAAATCTATATGTATGTGCTTCTTGTGGTTATCATCACCGGATGGCGGCTCATGAAAGAATTGATAGCTTAATTGATGAAGGTACTTTTGTTGAATTTAATCAAGACATGATATCAAAAGATCCATTGTCTTTTCCTACTTACCCAGAAAAAACCAATGCAGATCGAAAAAAAACTGGCTTAAACGAGGCGATTGTCACTGGACAAGGTAAAATGTCTAATATGAATGTTGTCATCGCAGTTATGGACGCACGTTTTAGAATGGGAAGTATGGGTTCAGTTGTGGGGGAAAAAATCACAAGGGCTATTGAAAAGGCAATTGAATTGAACGCACCTTTTATTCTTTTCTCTGCTTCTGGAGGCGCTAGAATGCAAGAGGGAGTTCTTAGCCTTATGCAAATGGCAAAAACAAGTGCGGCCTTAAAAAAGCTTGACAGCGCAGGTGGATTATTTATTTCAATTATGACACACCCTACAACTGGTGGAGTGTCTGCTAGCTTTGCGTCACTTGGAGATTATAATTTTGCTGAACCGGGAGCATTAATAGGTTTTGCAGGAAGACGAATTATTGAACAAACAATTCGTCAAGAATTGCCTGAAGACTTCCAAACTGCTGAGTTTTTATTAAAGCATGGTCAGTTGGACAAAGTTGTTTCGCGTTTAGAGATGAAGCAAACATTAACAACGATTATAGATATTCATAGTGAGAAATTTTCATAA
- the accA gene encoding acetyl-CoA carboxylase carboxyl transferase subunit alpha produces the protein MANELPFEKPVTELKTKIEELKKFTVDKGIDLTGEILKLEERLEQLENDIYGNMKPWDRVQIARHSERPTTLDYISYMFTDFIELHGDRYYGDDEAIVAGIAKFHGKAVTVIGHQRGKDTKENLRRNFGMPHPEGYRKALRLMKQAEKFKRPIICFIDTKGAYPGIAAEERGQSEAIARNLLEMAGLTVPIICIVIGEGGSGGALALGVGNHVHMLENSTYSVISPEGAAALLWKDSSLAQRAAETMRITAPDLKDLDVIDDIIPEVRGGAHRNVKQQAAEIEKTIEKSLAELTKLSETELVEHRYEKFNNIGEYDIVNDVISIK, from the coding sequence ATGGCTAATGAATTACCTTTTGAAAAACCAGTAACCGAACTAAAGACGAAAATTGAAGAATTAAAGAAATTTACCGTGGATAAAGGAATTGATTTAACTGGTGAAATTTTAAAGCTAGAAGAGCGTTTAGAACAGCTTGAAAACGATATTTACGGAAATATGAAGCCTTGGGATCGAGTGCAAATTGCTCGTCATAGTGAACGACCAACTACATTGGACTATATATCTTATATGTTTACAGATTTTATTGAATTACACGGGGATCGTTACTATGGTGATGATGAAGCAATCGTTGCTGGTATTGCCAAGTTCCATGGTAAAGCTGTAACGGTTATCGGTCATCAACGTGGAAAAGATACGAAAGAAAATTTACGTCGTAATTTTGGTATGCCTCATCCAGAAGGGTATCGAAAGGCGCTTAGATTGATGAAACAAGCGGAAAAGTTTAAAAGACCGATTATTTGCTTTATCGATACAAAAGGCGCATATCCTGGAATAGCTGCAGAAGAGCGTGGGCAAAGTGAAGCTATTGCGAGGAACCTATTAGAAATGGCTGGGCTCACAGTTCCGATTATTTGTATTGTTATCGGTGAAGGTGGTAGTGGCGGAGCTCTAGCATTAGGTGTGGGAAACCATGTTCATATGCTAGAAAACTCTACATACTCTGTAATCTCACCAGAAGGAGCAGCTGCTCTTTTATGGAAAGATTCTAGTCTAGCACAAAGAGCTGCTGAAACGATGCGAATAACAGCTCCAGATTTAAAGGACCTTGATGTTATCGATGATATCATTCCTGAAGTGAGAGGTGGAGCTCACCGAAACGTTAAACAACAAGCTGCTGAAATAGAAAAAACGATTGAAAAATCACTAGCAGAGTTAACGAAACTTTCAGAAACAGAGCTAGTTGAGCATCGTTACGAAAAATTTAATAATATTGGTGAGTACGACATTGTAAACGATGTCATTAGCATCAAATAA
- a CDS encoding FadR/GntR family transcriptional regulator, with protein MSSQQEKIYIEIIRELNHIIQEDELKTGDKLPSERELSERLNVGRSSVREALRSLELLDLIETRRGEGTFIKSIGGHRLVEVLASFFLREKKARNDLAETRKIVEIEGLRLACERIDEAQLQNLEKLIEQSKKSWDNGDFPVEEDYLFHKTIVEACHNSLLLHIWISLVEYSKVALRESLSREGRPEQSIKEHIQIYTALKSRNEEEAIKALRNHLENSRF; from the coding sequence ATGTCATCACAACAAGAGAAGATATATATTGAAATTATTCGTGAATTAAACCATATTATTCAAGAGGATGAGTTAAAAACAGGGGACAAGCTTCCTTCTGAAAGAGAGTTATCTGAACGCTTAAATGTCGGTAGATCTTCTGTAAGAGAAGCTCTTAGATCCCTTGAATTACTAGATTTAATTGAAACTCGTCGTGGCGAAGGGACTTTTATTAAAAGTATTGGTGGGCATCGTCTAGTAGAAGTACTAGCGAGTTTTTTTTTACGGGAGAAAAAAGCAAGAAATGACTTAGCAGAAACGAGAAAAATTGTAGAAATAGAAGGGTTACGACTTGCATGTGAAAGAATTGATGAAGCTCAATTGCAGAATCTAGAAAAACTTATCGAACAATCGAAAAAAAGCTGGGATAATGGAGACTTTCCAGTTGAGGAAGACTATCTATTTCATAAAACAATTGTAGAAGCTTGTCATAATAGCTTGCTTCTTCACATTTGGATTTCACTTGTGGAGTATAGCAAGGTCGCTTTACGGGAATCCTTGTCTAGGGAAGGTAGACCTGAACAATCCATCAAAGAGCATATCCAAATTTATACCGCACTAAAAAGTAGAAACGAAGAAGAGGCCATTAAGGCATTACGAAACCATCTCGAAAACAGTCGTTTCTAA
- the pfkA gene encoding 6-phosphofructokinase, translating into MKRIGVLTSGGDSPGMNAAIRAVVRKAIFHKLEVYGVYYGYAGLISGHIEKLEIGSVGDIIHRGGTMLYTARCEEFKTLEGQLKAIEQLKKLGIEALVVIGGDGSFQGAKKLTEHGFPCIGVPGTIDNDIPGTDFTIGFDTALNTIIQAIDKIRDTATSHERTYVIEVMGRNAGDLALWSGLADGAETILIPEENYEMSDVIARLQRGHARGKKHSIIVVAEGVGSGMDIGKQIQEQTSFETRVTVLGHIQRGGSPTASDRVLASRLGSKAVELLLDGQAGKMVGIQGNILVSHDIDEALAKKHLIDQDMYQLSKELSI; encoded by the coding sequence ATGAAGCGTATTGGAGTTTTAACAAGTGGTGGGGATTCTCCAGGAATGAATGCAGCAATTCGAGCAGTCGTTCGAAAAGCAATCTTTCATAAATTGGAGGTATATGGGGTTTATTACGGGTATGCCGGTCTTATCTCTGGTCATATTGAAAAGTTAGAAATTGGCTCTGTAGGTGATATTATTCATCGTGGTGGTACAATGCTATACACTGCCCGTTGTGAAGAGTTTAAAACGTTGGAAGGTCAGTTGAAAGCAATTGAACAACTGAAAAAATTAGGAATTGAGGCATTGGTCGTTATTGGAGGAGATGGTTCTTTCCAAGGTGCGAAAAAACTAACTGAACATGGCTTCCCTTGTATTGGTGTTCCTGGAACAATTGACAATGATATTCCTGGTACAGATTTTACAATCGGGTTTGATACAGCTTTAAATACAATTATCCAAGCAATTGACAAAATTCGTGATACGGCAACATCTCATGAACGTACATATGTTATTGAAGTTATGGGCCGAAATGCAGGTGACCTTGCTCTTTGGTCAGGCCTTGCTGATGGTGCTGAAACAATCCTTATCCCAGAAGAAAACTATGAAATGAGCGATGTAATTGCCCGTTTACAGCGAGGACATGCCCGTGGAAAAAAACATAGTATTATTGTAGTAGCAGAAGGTGTAGGAAGTGGTATGGATATTGGTAAACAAATTCAAGAACAAACTAGCTTTGAAACTAGAGTGACTGTATTAGGTCACATCCAACGTGGTGGATCCCCAACTGCTTCAGATCGAGTTTTAGCAAGTAGACTTGGTTCAAAGGCAGTGGAATTACTATTAGATGGCCAAGCAGGTAAAATGGTCGGCATCCAAGGTAATATTCTTGTATCTCATGATATCGATGAAGCGTTAGCGAAAAAACATCTTATTGATCAAGATATGTATCAATTATCAAAAGAATTATCGATTTAA